The genomic interval CAGTATATGTGGAAGTGATGAAGGACTTCTTTGGGACTGGACACCCACTGTCGTCCTCTGCTTTTACACTGGGAGGCTGCACTGCAACTGGAGAGGATCCTTCTGCTCAAGTGCTCATCTTTGAGTCTGAACTGCATGGATGTAGCAGCACATCAATGGTAAGATTTTATTTTGGTGTTACTCACAGAAAATATCCGTGATTGATTCCATTAACTTGTCTTTTTAGGTGACTGGGGATGAGCTCGTCTATTCGTTCAATATTTTCTACACCCCACAAGCAGTTAATGGTGTTCCTATTGTCAGGAGCCGTAGTGCAGTGGTTGGTATCGAGTGTCATTATCCAAGGTGAGGATTAAATGATTTGAGACCCGCTGGATCTGCTGATCCCACTCTTTATGGACATGAGATGACACCCTTGTTTAACTCCTACAGAGCACATAATGTGAGCAGCGACGCCTTATTGCCCACTTGGATCCCATATGCCTCAACTAAGGTTGCGGAGGACATCTTTGTCTTCTCCCTGAGGCTCATGACTGGTTGGTGTATCCCATACAGATTTGTCGCATGCTTGTGAACCTGTGCTAAGACCCTTTCTTTGCAGATGACTGGCTGTTTGAGCGACCTTCTAACCAGTACTTCCTGGGTGACGTGATAAATCTTGAAGCATCAGTGCGTTTGTACAGTCATGTTCCCGTCCGTGTGTTTGTGGACAGCTGCGTGGCTACTGCAGTCCCTGATGTCGCTTCTGTCCCCAGATACTCCTTTATTGAGAATAATGGGTAAGAGGCGCTACCTTGCGTCTACAGGCTTCCAGAAGGGTTGCAGGTCTTCTAACTGGGTTTGGTTTACAGGTGCCTGGTTGATGCCAAGCTCACAGGCTCCACATCTCACTTTATGCCTCGGACTCAAGGTGATAAGCTGCGGTTTCAATTAGAGGCGTTCAGGTTCCAGCAAGCAGACAGTGGACTGGTATGTGTTAGTAGGTCAACTCTTTGTAAGATCTTCTACCATGGTGTACTAATAACTGTCTTTGCAGGTGTACATCACATGTGTTTTGAAGGCGGCTGCAGCAACCCCAAGTTCTGAGCAAAAAGCTTGTTCATTCTCTGCTAATGGGTATGTTGCCTGCTAGATGGGTGTACAGGTAAACTGGTTGCCATCAACTTACCTGAGGGTGTTTCTTGTCAGTTGGGTGTCCGCAGATGACTCTGACCAGGTGTGCGGCTGCTGTGACTCCACTTGTAGCGTCAGAAGTGGAAATGATCGGCTGCTTACGGGTATGGACTAACTCTGATAACTTATTCTTGTCATTCATGGCTTTACTTCTCACTAATCATTTGTTCCTCAGATCTACGATGGGAAAAGGCATCTGTTGGCCCCATCAATGTTAAGGACTATGCCCAAAAAATAACTGGAAGTGCCTTGTGATTTGAATAAAATATGCTCTTAATAGGTTTGTGTATGGTCTTTACTGGCACAATACTAAATGCATCTTTCCAGGTTACATAACTTGACTGTTCAAATATGCACCACAATGCTTTTTCTTTCTACTGGCCTGTGTGGGGTCTGATATTTTGCTCCAGTCATTTTTAGGGCTAGGCCTGTTGCTACACTAGActataaaaatatgaacatgGTGTCTGTGACCATAGAATTCTGAGGAGAAGTTTTGAAGTGTAAAGTAGGGTCTCGCTGGCCATTGCAATTTTTGGCTGTCATTTCCCGACAACTGAACATGGGCAAAGAGGTGAGCTGTTTGTGGAGCTGATGTGATGACAAGTGACACTACACCTGTCACTTAAAGGGGCCATACCCTCGATTATGCACGGCTTCAATGTAAAAAGATTAAACCCCTCACAGTTGTAATAAAGGGCAAAATTAGGCATGGCTATAGAGAGTGTCAATTTGTTCCACGCTCTGACGTTGTGCACTTCAACATGGGGCTCTGAGATTCTGTTCCCAGCTGCCGGTTAACTGAagtgcagtttaagtcacttctgtaTTGGATTCAAGAGAAACTTGGGGAGGTTGCGGCTTGGTCgcaacattaaaatgcattctaATGGCATCAGCTCTTTTCTGATGCTTGGTGGATACCCTTTGCTTCTATATTTCTGGGGATTCAAGCTGAGCAGCAACAACACCGTGACTTAAACTGCATTTCATCAACTGGGCctgtatttatcaagcttctcaagTCTTAAGTGCTAATTCATTAAAATGACTTCTTTCAAACTTAgagcaagttatcaaatttctaAAAGCTACAATTTGCTCTTACTCCGTTATTTAAGACTGCTCGAGAGGTCTCAAGTGGACAGGAGTTGCCAGCAGGGGGTTGTGATGGCACCGAGGAGGCTGAGACGTGTGCGACTCTTTGAGGAGAGGAAGAATGTTTTACGATGAGCAGTTAATCAAATGGTATCATTTGGATAGGGCAGGCTTCTTTTTTAGTGATAATGTTAAGCTAAACTTGCCTTTTATAACAAGTTTCCACTGTTTGActaattcagcaagcagtagcgaTCACTTCTTCCGCCAGttcggttttcttttggaatccatggtggctgattaGGCTGCATCATAAAATCTAGGCTATAGGTAACATTAGGTCAGTTAAAAGCAGAAggtttaaaatgtgtaattaagaCACAAACCAATGGGCGTCAGTGTAGGGAGAAGGATAAAGCCATGCAAGCCAATATCAGAATCCTCAAAATCGACAACAACGAATAGAACAAGCGACTTCCTGTTCCTTTCAAAACAACAGACATGACGCGAGGTTCGTTTGTGTGGACAGACAGTGAAGTGGAGTTAAAAGCATTTgcacaaaagtaaaaatgagtACCACCTTAACAGCATGCATGATCAAACAAACTCTAAGCATACGGCGCTCACATGACGTGAGCATTTTCTGGCGCATAATGTGACGTTTGAGAACCTAAAACCCCGTTTCTCCCAGTTCACACGGCAATACATAACCGCCGTTTTCAGAAATCTCCACTTTGGCTGGAGTTTTATAAATAATCATTTTCTGGGATAAAAACTGCGTTTTCGTGTAAATTACAGGTCAAAATGCAGGGAAATATCTGC from Pseudorasbora parva isolate DD20220531a chromosome 3, ASM2467924v1, whole genome shotgun sequence carries:
- the LOC137072107 gene encoding zona pellucida sperm-binding protein 3-like, which translates into the protein MGFWQVGVGLVVILALGFSDAQWRARAAHNRSPSELRPRALAQASQQADSRMSVVSSKPVFAPQTFPAQFPLQTPVRTDIGKQSQDFMGVQSKELLQGPVAKLTWSFPSLPEEPQPPAVPFELPRPVPANSVAAQCGENSVYVEVMKDFFGTGHPLSSSAFTLGGCTATGEDPSAQVLIFESELHGCSSTSMVTGDELVYSFNIFYTPQAVNGVPIVRSRSAVVGIECHYPRAHNVSSDALLPTWIPYASTKVAEDIFVFSLRLMTDDWLFERPSNQYFLGDVINLEASVRLYSHVPVRVFVDSCVATAVPDVASVPRYSFIENNGCLVDAKLTGSTSHFMPRTQGDKLRFQLEAFRFQQADSGLVYITCVLKAAAATPSSEQKACSFSANGWVSADDSDQVCGCCDSTCSVRSGNDRLLTDLRWEKASVGPINVKDYAQKITGSAL